The Nymphaea colorata isolate Beijing-Zhang1983 chromosome 5, ASM883128v2, whole genome shotgun sequence DNA segment TGGCAGATCATCCTCAGCCCGGCATTGAATGGCCAGTACTCCTTTCTCGCAGCAGAGCCGCCTGGTGTACAATTCCGCAGACCAAGAGAAGCAACATAAACCTGAAGCAGCAGAGAAACGATCTGCCGAGCCAATGGAGCCCGTACACTCGTCAGAAaccacacctctctctctctcagagatATGAGTACGAGAGAATATCTGAATGCAACTCGATCCAGGTGTACTGGCAGCTCAGAAAGGAGATGACCGTCAGCGACAAGCAAAAAGAGActgatgagagagaaagagagagggagccaCGCGCCCATGGCGCAGGACGTGGAATTCGATATATATACCATCCTCTCGTGCCGTGTAACCTTACTGCGATAAATCACCGACGGCCCCGAGACTTGTGTGCTATTTACACCTAACCCGGCACATATGACttactttttcatttccctcctCATTTGCAGTAGTTGGATAGCTATTCAGCAAAAGCATTCGTTGAGAAAAATATAGTATTTTCAAAGCATGTCCTTATAATATGATTatgtttaatatttgattataGAATTTAAAAGTAATATCCATAATTATGAAAACATCTTGTTTAAGAACACGTCTTCATCATATCAAATTCTTTGTTATTAAAACATCTAAAAATATCTGGTTCGAGTGTCATTAGAAGATGAATTTCAGACCCTCCCCAGACAATAAGTGAACAGCCAGCGGGTCATGCGAATTCTTGGAAAAAGTAAGAACCGAAAAGAAAGAGTCGGTTGACGTTAAATAGAACGGGGAAGGTTAGGTTTGGGGACTGGGGAGAGTTAGTTACGGTCACGAAGGCCTTAAAACGGGGGGGAGGTGGGGGAGTGGTGGGGCGTCTTCCCTCATGAGCGGGTAAATGCTGGACGGGGTTTTTGGATCGACTCCAGCCAATTACGTGAGCCCACGAGAGGGTCCACGAGCCCTTTAATGCCTCCTGCTTcatttgcatcagaaatttaaaaaacatgagCGTCTTGGGATTCTAATGAGAAGTGAACCTTTCATAAAAGGGATGatacaaaacaaatagaaaGCTGTAGCTAATTTATTTGCATGTATTATAAGAAACCAAATTTCCAAGGCTTTTCCAAGACTTCAAACTTTCGGTTTCCAAAAAGTTATTATCTAGAAGCTGGTTTCCCACATGTAAGTGAAGTTATTTTCATAATCCACAAAGCCAGAGGGTACTGACAATTTAAGATGGTGACAGTTAACACTCAACGCGTCAGAGAGAACAGAGACAGTTGAGGTGGAGGCAGTGTACCCTGTATTGGCATTGATTTCTTAAATGGCTGCACTGCAATATCACCCCACAGCTGCCCCCACAACTACGTGGCACGTATCAGTAGTCTCTCTCTCAGGCAATGTTCTGTTCACGCATATCCTCGGTATGCCTTGAGGAAAACATTAAAGCATATTTAACAGCCTTATATGGAAAGACGTCCAGAAAGATCAATTTACAACCCAGTAGAAACACTAGGATCATGAGATGATCTCATCATGTACACACGGTATTTCTCTTGCATGTTGTAAGTTTTAACCATTGAGTTGATAGACAGAAAGATCAAATTATATATCTCACAACATTTGTGTTAACATTAATTCTTTTTCCACTGTAATGTGTAAATTGAGGGCGATACAACGGTAAGCTGAAGTCCATTGATAGATTCTTCATCCAACTCTCGAGCGTTGTACTACTGTAATTGGTAAGATGAAAAGCTGAAGCCAGACCTGCCTTCACATGTTGCCTTCAGTTCTAGCTTCTGAAATGGGCTGCCAACAGCGACAAACTAACAGTTAGAAGGGTTACAGCATGGACTCGTCCGTTTGATGGAGTTTGACTATGCAAGCACATAAAGATAATGACCTCAAGTAACTTCTTTCCCGTAACCAAAAGCTAGTGCTAAGTAATTACCTGCTATGAGGGTCGTAATAGAAGCCACTGATAGACCCGTCGCTGCATGAGAAACAGACGTAGTAGAAACCGGCTATAGTTAGGCCGCAGTCTTTTCCCACATTCACAAAGTATTGCTCTTTCCATCTCTGCATATGGTTAAAATTACATTTCTGAGATAAATGTCAAAAGAAATTCATAACTGATTTGTTGGAAATATCAGATGAAAAATGAAGTACCATAAAAATGTATGGGTAGTTACTCAGGTCCAGTGATTTACCACCATCAGCCTCTACTTGGTTCTATCAGAtgaggagaaaggaaaagaaccatAAGATGCATACTAGGTCAAATAATTGAAACATCAAATAATGCCACCAAATATAAGCATCAACATACCAAAAGGggcataaatgagttaaacttaGACCAGTGCCGCACATCATTCTGTGGCCTGTCAAACAAATACAATTTAGAGCCGATTTGAAGAAGTCGGATGCCAGACTTTACAGCTTCAAGTTCTTATAGATGATTCAGTGCtttcaaagagaaaaagcatgGGAAAAGTATTCAATATCTATTTAGAATGGAATCATGCACACAGCAGCATGACAGCATACAGAGGTCAAAAGTCAATGAGTAACAAGAACTTCACATACGTTGCTTCCCACTTCCCAGTGTAAAATGTATAGTTCTTGTTGTCCACAATCTCTCCTTCCCAGAATGTGACCACCTGAAACACACATAAACATGCTTTAGTATCTCATTTTCCCTAGTGAATCTAAAACCATCATGTTGTCCGCTCGGATAATTGTATAGGAAATAAAAGAATTAGCAAAAAGTATGATCTTGATATAAAATTACTCAAAACTTACATTAAAAAGATCAACATCTAAAATGAGTGGCAATATTCATGCATATAGACATAGTGGGAAAGAGGCAAGGAAGACGGAAGATTGTGGTTTCTAGTGGG contains these protein-coding regions:
- the LOC116254326 gene encoding uncharacterized protein LOC116254326, which translates into the protein MTFCFRRYTSGKATLWSRRRKWKEQERRIGISRMPVRVAENLPPAQVSGANSGHSLPPACSLLSVGQAFSGTQNVSNVLKDEAWRVNVRIQGCDFEHGYLCGTMEALNVPLADTPVVTFWEGEIVDNKNYTFYTGKWEATPQNDVRHWSKFNSFMPLLNQVEADGGKSLDLSNYPYIFMRWKEQYFVNVGKDCGLTIAGFYYVCFSCSDGSISGFYYDPHSSPFQKLELKATCEGRSGFSFSSYQLQ